One Vibrio sp. CDRSL-10 TSBA genomic region harbors:
- the fldB gene encoding flavodoxin FldB, giving the protein MKIGLFYGSTTCYTEMAAEKMRAILGEDLLDIHNVKETPLSFMSDYDLLILGISTWDFGEIQEDWSEIWDHIAGVSLTGKYVALFGLGDQEGYGEWYLDAMGMLHDEIKKTGANLIGYWPNDDSYQFDASKALTADGSQFVGLALDEDSQYELSDERIATWVEQILVEYQQAL; this is encoded by the coding sequence ATGAAGATCGGTCTGTTCTACGGCTCCACCACCTGTTACACCGAAATGGCGGCGGAAAAAATGCGTGCTATTTTGGGTGAAGATCTGCTCGACATTCACAATGTGAAAGAGACCCCGCTCAGCTTCATGAGCGACTATGATTTGTTAATACTGGGCATCTCCACATGGGATTTCGGCGAAATCCAGGAAGACTGGAGTGAAATATGGGATCACATCGCTGGCGTTTCACTAACCGGCAAGTACGTCGCCTTGTTCGGCTTAGGCGATCAAGAAGGCTATGGCGAATGGTATCTCGATGCGATGGGCATGCTGCACGACGAGATCAAGAAGACCGGGGCGAACCTGATCGGCTACTGGCCGAATGATGACAGCTATCAGTTTGACGCTTCGAAAGCACTCACGGCAGACGGCAGTCAGTTTGTCGGCCTGGCACTGGATGAAGACTCACAATATGAACTGAGTGACGAACGCATCGCCACCTGGGTCGAGCAAATCCTGGTTGAGTATCAGCAGGCACTGTGA